The Streptomyces sp. NBC_00435 nucleotide sequence CGGCTCCACGCCGCCCCCGTGCCCGGTCGGCCGCCGGCGGGCCGGTGCGCACCCCCACGGCGCACCGCCCGCCGGCCGTACCGGTGGCCTCCCCTCCCGGCCGCCGGTCCCACCGCCCGCCCCGCCCGGCGGGTCAGCAGCTCTTCGCCCCCGGCGGCGGCTTGAACACCGCGTCCAGCACGCGGTCCGCCGAGACGTCGACCAGGGTCCAGTCCAGCGTGGAGTCCGTACCCGGCAGGCTCAGGTGCTCCGGAAGCTCGTTCTGCGCGAGGTCCTGCCCCACGTAGAGGACGGACAGCGTGCCGCCGCAGCCCGACGGGGGCGGGGGGACGCTCCCCCGGACCAGGCCGTCGCCCGGGCCCACGGCGAGGGTGAGGGTGTCGATGGGGGCGTACGTGAATTTGTAGCCGGCCGAGCTCGACGACTTGGTCATGTCCACCCGGAAGTGACTGAGCTTCACCGGCACCGGTCCGCACGGGCGCTGGGAGTCGCGAAGGCCGAGCCATACGCCGTTGTCCACCATGAAGAGGGCCGAGGAGTCCGAGGGCGCCGGTCGCTCGCTGCTGCGCAGCCCCTTGAGATAGCCGGTCATCCCTTTCGTGTCCAGGCCCGCGGTGACCGTGCACGGCGTGGTGGGCGCGGGGGACGGGGGCGGGGAGGGGGCGGGTGTGGGCAGGGGGCTCGGCGAGGGGGAGGCGGACGCCGAGGGGGAGGTGGAGGCGGAGGGAGGCGCGGACCGGAGACTTCCCAGGCCCGACCCCGAGCCGGAGCAGCCCGCCAGGACGAGCGCGGGAAGGGTCAGGAACGGAACGGCGAACACACGTAATCGGCGCATCGGTCCTCCACGTCGGGCGCGGCCGGGGTCACTTCGATGCTGGCAGCCCGGCTTCGGCAGCGGCATCCGTAGAACCGCCTACGTATCCCCCGAACCGCCCGCGTATCCCCGGGCCCCAATCCGGGTACCGGACATCCGGGGAGGCACCATGACGGACAGGACACCGCTGGTCGGCCGGGGGGCCGAGCTCGACCGGCTGGACGACGTGCTCGACGCAACGGCGGAGGGGCGCGGCGGGACTCCGTGCGTGGTCGACCTCACGGGTGCGGCGGGCATGGGCAAGAGCCGGCTGCTCGCCGAGGTGTGCGGCCGGGCCCGCACCCGCGGCCTGACCGTGCTGCGCGGCCGCGCCACCGAGTACGAACGGCACATCCCCTTCAGCCTGTTCACCGATGCCCTGGCCGACCTGGACCCCGGCCTCCTCCACCCGTGGTCGGCGGAGCCCTCTCTGGCCCCGGTCCTCCACGGCTCGACCCCCGACCTCCACGACACGACCCCGCCCGCGCCGGTGGACCGGTTCGCCGTGCACCGGGCCGTCGCACGGATGCTCGGGGCGCTCGCCGGAAGCGGCGGAGGCAGTGGCCGAAGCGAGGGCGGGGGCGGGGGCGGGGGCGGGGGCGGGGGCGGGCTGCTCATCGCCCTCGACGACCTCCACTGGGCGGACCCGGCCTCCCTCGAACTCCTCGACCACCTCGTACGCCACCCCCCGCACGCCCCCGTGACCGTCGTGGTGGCCCGCCGCGACCGCCAGACCTCCCCCTCGCTCGCCGCCGCGCTCACCCGGGGCGTCGACTCCGGCGCCGTACTGCGGCTGGACCTCGGGCCCCTCGGCGAGCGGGCCTGCGTGGACCACCTCGCCCCGGGGCTGGCGCCCGGCCGCGCCGCCCGGCTGTACGCCGCCAGCGAGGGCAACCCGCTCTACTTCCTGACCCTGCTCCAGGGCCAGGCCGCCGGTCCCGCCGTCCCGGCCGGCGGCCTCACCGCCCTGCTGCTCGACGAGCTGACCCCGCTCACCGCCACGCAGCGGCGTACCGCCGAGGCCGTCGCCGTGCTCGGCGACCATGCCACCGCCCCGCTGCTGGCGCTCACCGCGGCGGCGCCGGACCCCGGGCAGCTCGACGCGGACCTCGGCGTACTGGCGGGCCGGGACTTGGTGCGGCCCGGGCCGGGCGGGAGCTGGTCGCTGCGCCATCCGGTGCTGCGGACCGTGGTGCACGAGAACACCGAACACCGGCGGCGTACGGGCATGCACCGGCGGGCGGCCGCCGCGCTGGCCGGGGCGGGCGCCTCCGCCGCCGTACGGGCCCATCACGTCGAGCGGGCACTGGCCGGCTGGGACCCGGAGGCGGCGACCGTGCTGCTGGAGGCCGCCGGGCAGGCGCAGACCACCGCCCCCGCGAGCTGCGCCCACTGGCTGGGGGTTGTACTGCGGATCCTCCCGGACACCCCGGAGCACCGCGCGCACCGCCGGCAACTGCTGCTGCGGCGCGCGCGGGCGCTGAGCGTGTGCGGGGAGCTCAGGGAGAGCCGCGGCCTGCTCTACGCGCTCATCGCGCAGGTCGGATCCGGCGAGGACGGCGGGCTGCGCGCGAGCGCCGTCACCCTGTGCGCCTCGATGGAGCGCCACCTCGGGGACTACGGGGCCGCGGTCGCGCTGCTGCGCCGCGAGCTGGCCCGTCGGCCCGCCCCGCGCCCGGCCGACGCGCTCGCCCTCGGTCTCGAACTCGGCTCCTCTGCACCGCACGCGCTGTCCTACACCGAGGTGCGCGAGGACGTACGGCGCACGTACGGACTGGCCCGCCGGCTGGGGAACGGGCCGGCTGAGGCGGGGGCGCTGACCACCTCCGCGCTCGGGGAGACGTACGGGGGAGATCCGGCCACGGCCCGCGGGCTGGCCGACCGTGCGGCGGCCCGGGTCGACGCACTGACCGGGGCCATGACGCAGACCCTGTCCGACGAGGAACTCGCCGGACTCTCGGATCTCCCGGAGCCGCTGGCCCGGTTGGCCTGGACGGAGTTCTACCTGGAGCGGTACCCGGACGCGGAGCGGCACGCCGACCGGGGCCTGGCCCTCGCCCGCCGCGTCGGTCCGCTCCACCTCCTGCCGCACCTGCTCCTGTGCAAGGCGATCGTCCATATGAACACCTGCCGGCTGGTCTCGGCGCTGGAGTTCGTGGACGAGGCGGAGAGCATCGCCCGGGGCATCGGCAGCGAGGAACTCCTCGCCCTGGTCCTCGCGAACAAGGCTCAGGTGCTGCTCGCCGCCCTGCCGCCGGGCGACGGCACCCCGCTGGCCGTGGCGGAGGAGGCGGTCGCACTGTCCGGGTCGCGCGGCAGCTGGTGGAACTCCCTGGCCTGGTGCGTGCTGAGTTACGTGGCACTGCACGGCGGCGACCCCGAGCGGGCCCGGTCCGCGATGCTGCGGGCGGGCGGCGGCCCCGCCCTCACCCAGCTCCAGCCGACGATGCGCCCGCTGTTCCTGGAGTCCCTGGTCACCTCGGCCGTCGTCCTCGGCGACCTGGCCGGCGCGCAGGCGTGGGCGGCCCGGGCCGCGGCGGACGCGGAGCACCTCGGCCTGCCGACCCAGCGCGCCTCCGCGCTGCGCAGCGCGGGCCAGCTGCTGGCGGGGCGCGGCGAGCCGGGACCGGCGGCGGAGCTGTACCTGCGGGCGGCCGGAGAGGCCGCCCGGTCGGGCGCGGCGCTGTGGGAGGCCCAGGCTCTGCTCATCGCCTCCTCCCTGACGGCCCGGGCCGGCGACCCGGCCGGGGCCGCACCGCTCTGGCACCGCGGTCGCCACCTGGCCGCTTCGGGCGGCGCCCACCTCCTGACGGGCCTGGCGGACCTCTTCCCCCCACCCGCCACACCGGCCCCGGCACCCTCACCGGCGCTGGCACCGGCGCTCACGCCAACGCCAACACCCGGGCCCACTCCCACCCCGGCCCCGCTCCCCCACCTCACCCCGCGCGAGCAGCAGATCGCGGCCCTGGTGACCGAGGGCCTCACCACCCCGGCCATCGCGGCGCGCCTCTACCTCAGCCCCCGCACGGTGGACACCCACCTGTCGCACATCTACCGCAAGACGGGCGTCACCACCCGCTCGGCGCTGGCCGCCCTCACAGCCCGTCACGGGCCCTGACCCGTGCCGCCCGGTGTTCCGGAGGTCAGGAACCGCTGGTCTCGACGATCAGAGCCACCGCCTCGTCGATCTCGCCGACCTCCTCTGCGCTGAGCGTCGGGTTGACGGCCCGCCACCTCGCGGCCTCCGCGAGGTGTACCTCTTCCACGCCCCCGAGATTCCGTAGCAGCGAGGAGAGCCCCGCCCCGGAACGCCACAACGCCCGCCACCCCTGGTCGGGGACGTGGCGGGCGCCGCGCCAACGGTCACCACCTCACGGCGACGCCAGCTTGAACCCGGCCGATACCGTCTTGCCCACCCGCTCACCGTGGATCCGGACCTCGTCCGCAAGCTCCCCCACCAGCCACAGCCCCCGGCCGGTCAGGGCTTCGAGGCCAGGCTGCTGCACGACCGGGCTACCGGGGCCGCTGTCACGCACCTCGATCACCAAGATCCCGCCCTCCCACTCCAGACGCACGCAGAAATCCCGCCCCAGCGGGACCCCGTGCGAAACGGCATTCGTGGCGAGCTCGGACACGCAGAGCCGTATGTCGTCCCGCCGCTCTGACACGCCCCACTCGCCGAGCGTGTCACCCACGAACTGGCGGGCCGCACGCACCGAGGCGCGGGCCCGAGGGAACCGCTGCTGCCGAGACAAGGACATAACGCCCCACCGCCTTAACGCTGAGCTTCCAAGGCCACACAGAACGTATCGCTATTCGCGAAAAGCAGCAAGCTTTGCGAGGCTGGGATAG carries:
- a CDS encoding helix-turn-helix transcriptional regulator, giving the protein MTDRTPLVGRGAELDRLDDVLDATAEGRGGTPCVVDLTGAAGMGKSRLLAEVCGRARTRGLTVLRGRATEYERHIPFSLFTDALADLDPGLLHPWSAEPSLAPVLHGSTPDLHDTTPPAPVDRFAVHRAVARMLGALAGSGGGSGRSEGGGGGGGGGGGGLLIALDDLHWADPASLELLDHLVRHPPHAPVTVVVARRDRQTSPSLAAALTRGVDSGAVLRLDLGPLGERACVDHLAPGLAPGRAARLYAASEGNPLYFLTLLQGQAAGPAVPAGGLTALLLDELTPLTATQRRTAEAVAVLGDHATAPLLALTAAAPDPGQLDADLGVLAGRDLVRPGPGGSWSLRHPVLRTVVHENTEHRRRTGMHRRAAAALAGAGASAAVRAHHVERALAGWDPEAATVLLEAAGQAQTTAPASCAHWLGVVLRILPDTPEHRAHRRQLLLRRARALSVCGELRESRGLLYALIAQVGSGEDGGLRASAVTLCASMERHLGDYGAAVALLRRELARRPAPRPADALALGLELGSSAPHALSYTEVREDVRRTYGLARRLGNGPAEAGALTTSALGETYGGDPATARGLADRAAARVDALTGAMTQTLSDEELAGLSDLPEPLARLAWTEFYLERYPDAERHADRGLALARRVGPLHLLPHLLLCKAIVHMNTCRLVSALEFVDEAESIARGIGSEELLALVLANKAQVLLAALPPGDGTPLAVAEEAVALSGSRGSWWNSLAWCVLSYVALHGGDPERARSAMLRAGGGPALTQLQPTMRPLFLESLVTSAVVLGDLAGAQAWAARAAADAEHLGLPTQRASALRSAGQLLAGRGEPGPAAELYLRAAGEAARSGAALWEAQALLIASSLTARAGDPAGAAPLWHRGRHLAASGGAHLLTGLADLFPPPATPAPAPSPALAPALTPTPTPGPTPTPAPLPHLTPREQQIAALVTEGLTTPAIAARLYLSPRTVDTHLSHIYRKTGVTTRSALAALTARHGP
- a CDS encoding ATP-binding protein, yielding MSLSRQQRFPRARASVRAARQFVGDTLGEWGVSERRDDIRLCVSELATNAVSHGVPLGRDFCVRLEWEGGILVIEVRDSGPGSPVVQQPGLEALTGRGLWLVGELADEVRIHGERVGKTVSAGFKLASP